attaaattcctttaaaagaagaacaaaacaaatacaaacaatgtttgtatttgttttgttcttcttttaaaggaatttaataaaaggtattttttaattttattagtttggaaggtcctagcagtaaatttcccaaagttttgACTGGGATTAGCTGCCCTTGTAAATTTGCAGTACAAAATGCTTAAcattgtacttcagtaaccatgGAAACATCTGAAGCAACAAACACTGGTCTAAAAATACTGAAGCAAcaaactaggaaaagtaaaggagtcacaactcgattattcaatgctaattgcaaaagtatcgacacccctgtgtaatgtaacttcccggtatcgtacaaacatgaaatttggcacgaccattctttaggtcctaaatgaggagagtgggaggggaaacacattctgcagagggacatcggtacatgcagcctgaggagaatctaacgctcctctatgtgtacacatattttatttctcggttactctaaagtaatttTGActgcataaaattttccatgcaaacaacacgtaaacacctgtatcaaattaactctggcgaggccgggtatatcagctagtctgatATATATCTCATGTTTATAAatcttaatatctatctatctattctacaTCTATCTTAAAATCTATCTAGCTTacctctatctatctttctcatatgtatctcacattttctgtctcatatctatctgatatatagctggcatctatctatctcacatctatgtatttatctcacATatcccatagaatggtagagttggaagggaccacaaGGGTCATCAGGTctaactccctgctcaatgcaggatcacgaAATCATCCAGGACAGATGTCttttcagcctctgtttgaagacttccattgaaggagaactcaccaccttccatggctatctatctatctatctatctatctatctatctatctatctatctatctatctatctatctatcctaatcTATTTCTCTTGTATCTataaaacttttggaaagtgcGGCTCAGCTGGTACACTGAATTTCAGCTTAAcatttggtttggtctgaattattTCAAACCGAACTAGAACTACGCCAATACCCTAGAGCTagtatataacactgtctaaaggtccatttagacaggacgaatgtcgggcaaacgatgcaagTACCTGCTCATATGCTTTTGTGCAGGAGCgggtatcgttgcttcacagcggggcggctgcaggagatttcactcctcatgctccccccacccctctccattcgtctaaatgggccttaagacccaTAAAAGCCTTGCATAACACTCATAGATCACCTAAGAGCATATCTAAGTAttttttgccttcaaaacaaagaaaaaaaaagacacaagatgaaaagaagagggaaaaagaaggaattttttttttccttcaacttttttttctcctttttttcttgtCACATCTAGGGGCATAGTCCTTGAGTGATTGCAACAACCAATGTATTATCAGCTGAGAGTGCACATGTATGTGAGGGTGAAAAGGAACATATGCTGGCCAAATGAACATTCACCCAACAGATATCTAAGGATTAATTCACTTGTATACATTTGGAGGATTTCCCCTATATACCACTGACGCAAGCCTAATGTATACTGCTGTAAAAGCAAACAATGGCATATGTTGCACATAGCCTACCATACTAAGAACAACTCTTTTTGGCTCTGTTGAGTGAATGGATTCCTACGGCTCTATTTGACATATATGCCAGGAGCTTTCCCAATGCATGCACCAAAGAAATGCCAGACGAAAGCTATGCGGTGTGAAGGAAGCTGAGCAGATGTTTTGTCTCTGCTTCATATTATCAGGAAGAGAGCACATTTTTGGACGCTCACTCTCATGAAAGTTTTTGAGATTTATCTAACATTTTAAGGCAACATGATATGGTATACTTTATTACAATGTCTTCCTGCCAGAAAATGGACACATTAAAAAGTTAGTAAAAAAAAGCCCAGATTAACTCCCACCCTTCCAGTAAGAAAAGAACACTTGCAATTAGTTTTTGCTGCTTGATCTACAGAAAAAGACAAGCAGTAGTTTTGAGCCAAATATGGCTACGCTATAGGAACAGTCAAGTTTTTGGCAGGGTTATTAAAGAGACTCTTTCACCATCTTTTTTCACCCCTCTCTGAGAGCACtataaggtagtgacaggcacagtgatatgtctgctgtatgaatCTGTGCTGTAGCTTTGGaaaaacttgccttttatcagtggCAGCACAAGCATAGAGgattacaggaagtagtcctggatattcatgaactGCAGGCTAGCTCCTCCCACCCCACATTCCAGctactgattgactgctgtctgcctattgcTGTGGATACAGAGAGAGCTGCCAACCATTGGCTGGAAGGTGGGGTGATTATGGCTAAGCTTCAGCTCATGAATATACAGGCCTggttccaggggcgtaactaaaggctcaggggccctgatgcaaaaggtgagctggggccctcctctatctgtatctgtacccgtacccatacctaaaccatgctggacagagacataacttgaagcttctgtgccccaatgcaaaacctgtaacagggccccaaactataatgctttattcatagtactgggctccctatatggagaagagaggccttatgggccccctaaggctcctgggcccaggtgcaaccgcatcccctgcaccctctataattacgcccctgcctggttctgtgtctggctgttaCTAATTAAATCcacgtttctccaaaactactgcacagatccacacagcagacatatcactgtaatcggtGTGACAGGAACTACTCTATGATGCTTTCAAAGAGAACTGCAAAGAGATGGTCACAGATTACGTTTAAGACTGTGTCTTCTGCTCAAAAGGCGTAAGCAACTGTCTCTTGTTTCCAGAAACGTAATTACAGTAAGTCTTAAAAGGAATCCAATGAACAGGTTTCACTTTTTATCCGACGTGCTGGACAAATCTTTCTCCTGTTGTGAAGCAGCCAAGCTAGAAGAAAGTCAGAAGTGCTGGATCCAAAAACCATGGACTGTGGTGAGCTGTTTTTTCTATTCCTTTACCTAAGTTTCTGTCAGAACATGCCAAGGGTATATTTAGACATAGTATATGTGCCGCAGTCCTTGCATCCATGTTTACCGCAAAATGCCTTGGTTCCACAGCTAGAATAGGTGATGCTAATGAAAACCACAGTAATTCATGGAAAAACCACATGCCAAGCGTTTCTTTTCCGAAGAGAAAGAACTGCAGCCTAACTACTATGCCTGAAGACACCCCAAGTGTCCTAAGTTTTTTCAGTGCTCTTTAAACTACTGCTTCAGGAAGTTTTCTAGTCTTTAATGCTGGTTATGTTTCTATTTGTTAATAAATCGAGTTAATAATGAAAACAGGAAATGGCTCCTCCACTGGGTGACTCCTCTGATGGTCAACAAGACTTGTTTTCCTtgagaaacattttccacattctagacatgaaaacgccttctctcctgtgtgaattctatgatgttcaacaagacttgatttccgagtaaaacatttcccacattctggacatgaaaacggcttctctcctgtgtgagttttttGATGTTCCCCAAGATTTGATTTTcgcgtaaaacatttcccacattctaagcatgaaaatggcttcgtccctgtgtgagttttttgatgttcaacaagatgtgatttccgaataaaacatttcccacataccggacatgaaaatggcttctctcctgtgtgagttctctcatgtttaacaagatgtgatttctgagtaaaacattttccacattctgagcaacaaaatggcttctcccctgtgtgagttctttgatgtttaacaagatttgatttctgagtaaaacatttcccacattctgaacatgaaagtatcttctctcctgtgtgaattctttgataaTTAACACTCCTTCTGCGATTTCTATTCCGCTTATCATTCGGTGATGAATCAGAtgatgggacctgtataagaggatcagatgatggatctttgccgTGAAAGTCGGAGGGTACATCTAAGATAATGGCATATTCTCcgtatgtatcttgtgtgatttCATAGTCTTCTGCTTTGAAATCAAAAGCTATCACATTCTCCTCTGAACTCCTGGTCCAGTCATCTGCCAAGAACAAAAGTGATTTTACCATCCTTAAATAATAATAaccaccccaattccaaaaaagttaggATGCAATGTAAGATGTAAATAAAAGTTAGGACAGaaataatgcaatgatttggaaagctCATAGAACCATATTTTAAACACAACAGAATATAGAACAGAACACATAACAGAAGTTAaaggggagacatttttccatcacatttttttttaattaactcatgtagaaattgatggcatcaacacatctcaaaaaagttggagcacggtcacatgactgtataaaaagaacatgttagagaggcagagccAAATCCGTGAAAAACTgaatctaaaaattgtggaaaagtGCTCTTCAACATGAAATTATGAATACCTGGAATATCCCACCggtccctggcagtcttcttctgtctttctggtggccagggattgaaaaatccctgcctcctgaaagtgctgcctttgagtgctgtgaccaatcataggcagcgctcagctgtcattcaatgtagacggaaaaataaaaaaggttatggctttatAAAAGTAGAgataaaaattctaaaaatattgtCGGGTCCTTATAGCCAAAATTGGGAAGAGACTCAACTGTTCCCATATTGTAGGACCTTACCGCATTTTGAAAATATTCAatatacaagtttaaaaaaaaaaaaaattacaatcatCAATCCattgttcaaaatattttttgtatGATAGATTGATACTTGGATTATGACATCAATGGGATGCATATTCCATGTCCAATCCTTGGCAAATTAAGCAGTGTGGACACAGCTATAGGGTTTGTTGTAACAAGGCTGAAATTCCGTTCCATCCATCCTAATGAGGTGGTTTTGGAAAGAAACATGAATTTCTAAAAAACAATTGTGTCATGCGTGAATTCATCCTTCCATTCTCTATTGCTTGTCCAGAACGACACAACTTGGTCGACGGTTATGTCATCTGAAGAGCTTGGCTAATGGAGCTACTTGGTCTTCACCTTCCTATATGTAAAATACACTAtaatggctctttcacacgggtgtggTTTAAGAGCAGTACAGGTGCGCAAAAAGAATATCGCAGCTACACTGCATTAaagatttttcatgcacagaagacctgagCTTCATGCGTGTAAAAGTCgtgcattcactggagcagcaagTTGCTTAAAAAAAgccagctgctccaggaggaaagAGATATGACGCCACGCAAGGCTACGGGATTtacccatagcagggaaagagacagagcggggcttTAAGGGATTAACCCATACCCCCGCTCTCTCTgtttccctgctatgggttaatctcccattgcctctctctctctctcaccctactATGAGTTAATACCCTATAACCCTgccctctctcttcctgctatgggttaatcccccatagccccgctctctctctccctgctctggaaATCTCTGAGGAATATcctcatagtgcagagagagggggCATGGCTACAGGGgatccccaagggatatccccatagtgcagagagagagggcggggctagagggcttctcacagggattcctcCATAGCAAGTTgagaggggtagggctagagggtagatccctctagccccacccccactcttggggaagccctttaaccccacccctctctcttTACGCTATGGAGAAATCCCTTGGGGAAGCAGCAGTGGAGTTGGAGGAATTccttgctgcttacagcaggacatttaaaacttgctgcccagaagcacattttaaatgtcccactgtaaactcctgttagtctccGCAGGGATTAAGGAAACCCCTGGGGAGATGAACTGAAACCTTAGGGCTTGCCCAcgtggactaacaggagtttacaatgggacatttaaaatttgCTTCTGGGTGTAGCGGCGCCAGTGCTGTTTGGCAGAAATTCTCTTAAGGACTTTTAATCTTTTCCAAGCGATGGACATGGCTAAACTCCAACACCCATAGGtgtctatggagactcctgcacagcatgcagcaaagatCAGTCAGGTCATATCttcatgcagcacggaccttagatgcgggcattgtagccacgcatgtcctatcttttgaaggtgcaagttttttgtgcgtctaaaattccttcaactgaacatttctataggaaactatgggttctaatagacacaattgTTTCACGCACCTATACTGTGTGAAAacgacgcccgtgtgaatgaggcttaggTTGGACATTCTTTCCACAGAGGTTTTCCAATTTGGCAGAAGAATTCTTGACCAAGTAGTAACTTCTTAGTCTGCTCCCCCAAACACATCATTTTGAACCCCTTGGTGATGAGCCTATTttctgccttaaggaccaagtaattttcattgtcgcattgtaAGAGCCATAAGCTATTGACATTGCTGTATGACGGATTGATTTTTTGGGGGACGACAAGTTGTATTCTTTAATGTACCACTttaaggtacatataatgtgttatataacttttatggaatttttttggggggagggggatgggaaAATCACCCCAAAATTCCgacattattgaatggctgtgatcggcatttaagccccgcatccagaaagcaatgctctgtcggcatggaggagggagcgacagcctgcagcagtgtcgTGGGAGGTGAGAATTGATTTTCTTTTCTACAGCATATTCCCggtgtataagatgacccccgacttgggagaagattttcctAGGTTAAAAAATGTCATCTTATATGCTGGAAAATACGGTATTTTGATCCCTAAAAAGATACTCCTCTGTATGCTGTGGTGAGGATCCACCCCGAGAATTAAATTAGAAACTCTCTGCCTGcccatggggggaggggggaaagccCTCCCCCACTttcactactactacctggctagTCAGCTGGTAGGTGGTGGCTGTCTTCTACTGACTCTAACCCAGTGGTGGGGCTTGAGCGCAGAATAGTAAGTCCTGACCAAAGGTTGAGAGGATTATTGCTAAGGGACCCGACTTGACGTATAACTACCCTGCCTATACTTATGTGGGTGACCCTTAAAGTATGGAGTTTTGCCGTCACTTGATACAGGACGAGGCAGCACAATGGTCCACCCATACTCTCATGTGGAGAAATCCAAACCTCACTTGCAAGAAATGTCAGACATTATCTTCTGGAGACATCATGCGATAAGTATCCTCTCAGATGTGGTTGAGAATGGTCTTCTTAGTACCTTCTTACAACTGCAGATACAATTGGGCCTTCCTAACAACTCCCTCTTTCGATAACTCCAACACCATCATGCCCTCAGAGGCCAATTTCGAGGCCTGAACATACCCCTTGCGTTGACTCAACTAGAGGAGCTGGGACAGATGGCCAATACTCTCAAAAATACTGTCCTCTTTCTATAGGCAACTGAAAAGGGGTCTTGCTTCACTGAGAGATGGGGCTCTTGAAAAGTGTTCTCGAATTACATTTCAAAATTAttcttacagcattcaccatgtgagataaCTAACAACATATTTCCATTGTATGGGTCGTTATAAATGTGGTAATATCtattatgtgttgttttttttttacattttttaatgaatttaacCAATTAAAAAAGGGTTTATAAGCTGGATTTTTAAAAAGAAAGTATtacactttattgaactttttttgtcCCTCAAGGGGATTTTAAGATGAGATTGTTCGATtcctaggatagtacactgcattacttatataatGTATTCTACAAATTCCATCACCTTCTTATTACATTTGCTGGAATACGGAGGGGGTGGTGGGGTTATGTATTGCCACTAAAGAAAAACACTCTTCTGAGCAAGAGAATAACTAAGGCAAATAAATCTCCCCTTTGAATCTATAAAGTTTGACTCACATCTGAAAGGGATGTTTTTATGGAACAGAACACTTATTCTCGAGTAGTCCGAATAAAAAGAATGTGCCCATAAGAAATGGTGAAGCAAGAGAACAGTATCTCctgttaagggtgactacccactacagttttttttcactgcgaaatttgcagcgtttttttttctgcaggggtctatgggacttgtaatgttaaaatcgcgatcgcgcaaaatcgcaatttactgcgaaaacgtgaaaaaaaaactatagtgggtagtcacccttagtgtGTTTCTAATAGAAAAACGATAGCTGGTTGAAATtgctgaaaaaatgaaaaagcagcACATCTTTTAGTTTTGTTCCACATAACTTGCACATTCCACACAATGATATTAACCTCAGGACTCATGGTAAATGATATTCATTGTTACGTCACACGCCTATTCATATAATGGGAGATGCTGGTTGCATTGCATGATAGAcgtggaggaggagaggagaagataAGAAAACCaagaaaaatagaaacaaaaaacaCATCCAGCCCATTCACACATATCCATATCCTCTAGGTTTCTAATCACCTAAGCATAAtaataatggtaaaaaaaatcctaatatcaCAGTAAGGTCACCAAGATTAAGGAGCAGTACCAATGAAGCTCCTACCTATATAACAAATGGCCTCATTTCAGGTGGTCAAATACTCCACCAATAATCCACTAATAATAAGGACTACGTAATGCTATTGTACATAGGTGTACCACTAGGCGTCGCCGGGGTCGCAATGACGACCGGCCCctgcgctgagggggcccagaggcaagCGATTACCAGGGGCTCAGAGCCTCCGACAGCTACTCACCACGATAGTGATTACCGgcctggggtgccgcagctccccagctggtaatcacacAGTGGCGCTGATCCCaatgcacactctgacgtcagtgtgagcacctgggatcctcctcccctgacctctcctccttagtttcgCAGGAAAGAAGGGAGGAAACATTCTGGgcacacacactgctgtcagtgtgcacccgggatcaacGCCGAGAGGAGGAGCGGCCCTggctacaaggaggaggtaagtatatgggttggggggaactattactactgtggttacTAAGGTGGTTGATATTGCTAATGGGGCTACtaaggaggttaatattactactggggctatttggggggttagtattactactgaggaagttaatattactattgatgaggttactattactactgaggctactgaggggattaatattactactgggggtactgagggggttaatattactattagGGTTCCAgaggggggtaatattactactggggctgaggGGTTTAATATTATTACAGGGGCTACtaagggagttaatattgctactgcgactactgttgggttaatattgctactgagagggttattactactggtgcttctgagggggttaatattactattgtggctgttgggttaatattgctactgaggtggttaatattattactggggctactgtagagttattattattactagggttactgtggggtcactattaccctcTGGTCTCCACATTCCATTATCTGCAACTATGTCAGTTGCCACTGCAGCAAAACTACTCTCAGCTGCATGGCCCAACAAGGATGAAATCAGGGGACTGCAGGAGTAGCACTAAGTCAAAAAGGTGAGTGGCACAGCAGATCCAGACCTGCTGCTTGACAGGTTGCTTGAGGCGTTCTATACTTTTGGTCATGCACTACTGCCAAATCCCAAGGCATGCAGTTTATGCCAAATGGTGTCCTGATATTGACATAAACAACAAGTGAAAGTTGCCTTAAACATGCCAAAACAACACAGGAAGATGGTGCTGAAGTTAGTTTGGGTGCGTAATAGTGCTGTATAGAATTTGGGTCTCTTCCTTCCAGCTGGTGAGCAACATTTCTGATGCAGCACTAAGCTACTGTCCTCCAAATAATCTTCTGTtacctgggtctatgtctccacattctgtattctgttatctgggtctatgtctccacattctgtattctggtatctgggtctatgtctccacattctgtattctgttatctgagtctatgtctccacattctgtattctgttatctgggtctatgtctccacattctgtattctgttatctgggtctttgcctccacattctgtattctgttatctgggtctatgtctccacattctgtattctgttatctgggtctatgtccccacattctgtattctgttatcagggtctatgtctccacattctgtattctgttatctgggtctatgtccccacattctgtattctgttacctgggtctatgtctccacattctgtattctgttatctgggtctatgtctccacattctgtattctgttatctgggtctatgtctacaaattctgtattctgttatatgggtctatgtctccacattctgtattctgttatttgggtctatgtctccacattctgtattctgttatctgggtctatgtctccacattctgtattctgttatcagggtctatgtccccacattctgcattctgttatctgggtctatgtccccacattctgtattctgttatctgggtctatgtctccacattctgtattctgttatctgcgtctatgtctccacattctgtattctgttatctgggtctatgtctccacgttctgtattctgttatctgggtctatgtctccacgttctgtattctgttatctgggtctatgtctccacattctgtattctgttatctgggtctatgtctccaaattctgtattctgttatctgggtctatgtctccaaattctgtattctgttatctgggtct
This region of Eleutherodactylus coqui strain aEleCoq1 chromosome 5, aEleCoq1.hap1, whole genome shotgun sequence genomic DNA includes:
- the LOC136629186 gene encoding oocyte zinc finger protein XlCOF8.4-like — encoded protein: MEKDKNTMAESLLNINLEIFYQLTGEDYTVVKKTSSDRCRTPVCDGWGRPLSPITGPAPHPLIYEDINVQKILELTNKMIELLTREVPIRCQDVAVYFSMEEWEYLEGHKDLYKDAMMETRQPLPSPVPSSKRSPPERCPRPLLPQDNQDEDLIDINTPETIVTVKQEFEDEIPIDNYPDDWTRSSEENVIAFDFKAEDYEITQDTYGEYAIILDVPSDFHGKDPSSDPLIQVPSSDSSPNDKRNRNRRRSVNYQRIHTGEKILSCSECGKCFTQKSNLVKHQRTHTGEKPFCCSECGKCFTQKSHLVKHERTHTGEKPFSCPVCGKCFIRKSHLVEHQKTHTGTKPFSCLECGKCFTRKSNLGEHQKTHTGEKPFSCPECGKCFTRKSSLVEHHRIHTGEKAFSCLECGKCFSRKTSLVDHQRSHPVEEPFPVFIINSIY